A single genomic interval of Zingiber officinale cultivar Zhangliang chromosome 4A, Zo_v1.1, whole genome shotgun sequence harbors:
- the LOC121972486 gene encoding F-box/kelch-repeat protein At3g61590-like, which produces MRTMPRDSDGEEEKEEEDKGTLLSFLPDELLQKVLSFLPIANIIKLGIVCKRWYEVVHSWPPLSWAMMAPQNPLFFRPCFNNCSFSGHVYDPGFLRWYNFDFTPLEKSIWRTSTSCGLVCLMNPNDGSRLLVGNPIKRDWKQLPQVAAGSFPQFNAIALTFDHRTRGYTVVIAKCTRTQELPGKPRQWHLSVHIYQSTTKSWVTPFGQDLGLWIGRNEAAICDGVLYYVIRHPNLTSPHLVAFDLLKPPSSIQSLLQEAIPAPYPLFCAGLINLSNKLVMVGMKYYWPHGEAVILELEDKTWREVAQMPISLYRKLCRNNLICCGAGDFLFLHSSLCPGLLTFDVRQKMWKWSSHPDIEQLHFYSEPESLVYRGFCFEPRLDVSS; this is translated from the coding sequence ATGAGGACGATGCCTAGAGATAGTGAcggggaggaggagaaggaggaagaagacaaggGAACATTACTGTCGTTTCTACCTGATGAACTCCTGCAGAAGGTGCTCTCCTTTTTGCCCATCGCCAACATCATCAAATTGGGCATCGTGTGCAAACGGTGGTACGAGGTGGTTCACTCCTGGCCCCCGTTGTCGTGGGCGATGATGGCGCCACAGAATCCGTTGTTCTTCAGGCCATGCTTTAACAACTGCTCCTTCTCGGGCCACGTATACGACCCTGGCTTCCTCCGATGGTACAACTTCGACTTCACCCCCTTAGAAAAGAGCATCTGGCGCACGTCTACCTCCTGCGGTCTGGTCTGCTTAATGAACCCTAATGACGGGAGTCGCTTATTGGTCGGCAATCCCATCAAGAGAGACTGGAAGCAGCTTCCTCAAGTCGCCGCCGGCTCTTTCCCCCAGTTCAACGCCATCGCCTTGACGTTCGACCACCGCACGCGCGGTTACACCGTGGTCATCGCCAAGTGCACGCGCACCCAGGAATTGCCAGGGAAGCCCAGGCAATGGCACTTATCGGTCCACATCTACCAATCGACGACGAAATCATGGGTCACTCCCTTCGGCCAAGACCTCGGCCTCTGGATAGGCAGGAACGAGGCCGCCATATGCGACGGCGTGCTCTACTACGTCATCCGCCATCCGAATCTGACCAGCCCCCACTTAGTGGCGTTCGACCTCTTGAAGCCGCCCTCTAGCATTCAGTCTCTGCTCCAAGAAGCTATTCCTGCGCCATACCCTCTTTTCTGTGCTGGGTTGATCAACCTGTCGAACAAATTAGTCATGGTCGGCATGAAATACTACTGGCCGCACGGGGAAGCGGTGATTTTGGAACTCGAGGATAAGACATGGCGGGAGGTGGCTCAAATGCCGATCTCCTTGTACAGGAAGTTATGCAGAAATAATTTAATCTGCTGCGGCGCCGGCGACTTCCTCTTCTTGCACTCTTCACTGTGTCCCGGGCTACTGACCTTCGACGTGAGGCAGAAGATGTGGAAATGGTCGAGCCACCCCGACATTGAGCAGTTGCACTTCTACAGCGAACCGGAGTCCCTAGTCTACCGCGGCTTCTGCTTTGAACCGAGGCTCGACGTCTCCTCTTGA